One window of the Halobacteriovorax sp. JY17 genome contains the following:
- a CDS encoding glutathione peroxidase translates to MSVYDYKVKNNKKEEVELSNYKDKVLLVVNTASKCGFTPQYAGLEELYKKYKDQGFEVLAFPCNQFGSQEPGSNEEIASFCDLQFNISFPLFDKIDVNGSDTHPLYEYLKNQAPGLLGSKKIKWNFTKFLISKDGEMITRFAPTSKPESLESDIKKLL, encoded by the coding sequence ATGAGTGTTTACGATTATAAAGTTAAGAATAATAAGAAAGAAGAAGTTGAATTATCTAATTATAAAGATAAAGTTCTCCTAGTCGTAAATACCGCCTCAAAATGTGGATTTACTCCTCAATACGCTGGTCTAGAAGAGCTCTATAAGAAATATAAGGATCAAGGTTTTGAAGTTTTGGCCTTCCCTTGTAATCAATTTGGATCACAGGAGCCTGGCTCTAACGAAGAGATCGCCTCTTTCTGCGATCTGCAATTTAATATTTCTTTTCCACTCTTTGATAAAATTGATGTGAATGGAAGTGACACTCATCCACTCTACGAATACTTAAAAAATCAAGCGCCAGGCCTTCTCGGTTCAAAGAAAATCAAGTGGAACTTCACTAAATTTCTTATTTCTAAAGATGGTGAGATGATTACAAGGTTTGCCCCAACGAGTAAGCCAGAATCTCTTGAAAGTGATATCAAAAAATTACTTTAA
- a CDS encoding ABC transporter ATP-binding protein gives MEEKAIRVENVHKSYSSTIALNGISFEVSKGSIHGFLGPNGAGKSTTMKIITNELTSCSGEVIVNSNRPIGFLPELPPLYKHMVVEEFLSFVKTIFESRVELSSIVQKCGLENVKKRLIGNLSKGYQQRVGIAQALVVDPEIIILDEPTVGLDPHAIKEIRELILSLKKNHTILFSTHQLYEASNLCDEVTIINHGRILKTGKIEDVKRDLVAGEIFLIELDSKLSDSDCMDCSKEFDVEILVNENKLRITSKGSEDLRGKINRFLLDRNYIVSSLRTEEMDLEQIFDHVTSERNV, from the coding sequence ATGGAAGAAAAGGCCATCCGAGTTGAAAATGTTCACAAGAGCTACTCTTCGACCATTGCATTAAATGGTATTTCCTTTGAAGTATCAAAGGGAAGTATTCATGGGTTCTTAGGGCCTAATGGTGCTGGAAAATCTACAACAATGAAAATAATTACTAATGAGCTTACTTCTTGTTCGGGAGAGGTCATTGTTAATTCTAATAGACCAATAGGATTCCTTCCTGAACTTCCACCTCTCTATAAGCATATGGTGGTTGAAGAGTTCTTAAGTTTCGTGAAAACTATTTTTGAATCCCGAGTAGAATTGTCTTCTATTGTTCAGAAGTGTGGGCTTGAAAATGTTAAGAAGAGACTTATAGGAAATCTTTCTAAAGGTTATCAACAGAGAGTAGGAATTGCACAGGCCCTAGTCGTTGATCCTGAGATAATTATTCTCGATGAACCAACTGTTGGACTAGACCCTCATGCTATCAAGGAAATAAGAGAGCTTATTCTATCTCTAAAGAAAAATCATACTATTCTCTTTTCTACTCATCAGCTTTATGAAGCAAGTAACCTCTGTGATGAAGTGACGATCATAAATCATGGAAGAATATTGAAGACTGGAAAAATTGAAGACGTTAAGAGAGATCTAGTCGCAGGGGAAATTTTTCTTATCGAACTGGATTCTAAATTGAGTGATTCAGATTGTATGGATTGTTCTAAAGAATTTGATGTGGAAATTTTAGTTAATGAAAATAAACTTCGAATTACTTCAAAAGGAAGTGAGGATTTAAGAGGGAAGATTAACCGCTTTCTCTTGGATCGGAATTATATTGTAAGTTCTTTAAGAACCGAAGAAATGGATTTGGAACAAATCTTTGATCATGTTACGAGTGAGCGAAATGTTTAG
- the tsaD gene encoding tRNA (adenosine(37)-N6)-threonylcarbamoyltransferase complex transferase subunit TsaD, whose product MTTKFILGIETSCDDTSIAIIETDSKDLDTPPSVITQKSFSQEELLSKWGGVVPEIAARNHLAKLVPLLKQTLESVNIDMKDIAAIGVTTQPGLLGPLLTGLNTAKTLSLIFEKPIIPVNHLFAHLEAIHLSRTTRYPYIGLLVSGGHSLFLLVTSQRDFEILGSTIDDAAGEAFDKGGKILGLGYPAGKLIDDLARGGDPLKYSFPIGLKSSADCRLSYSGVKTALRLFVEKNPHVLHPGGDNYSQDLKDVCASYQHAIVGALKLKLKYAMKAVNERFPKKLEVVVGGGVACNSYLRKVLIETYKDVFFVQPAFCTDNGAMVANYAHRIEQSAIKFPECLTLDAKGRYISKKDLLTKGHL is encoded by the coding sequence ATGACTACAAAGTTTATATTGGGCATCGAAACAAGTTGCGACGATACCTCCATTGCTATAATCGAGACTGATTCTAAAGACTTAGACACTCCTCCGAGTGTCATAACTCAGAAATCATTCTCCCAAGAAGAGCTCTTAAGTAAGTGGGGCGGTGTGGTGCCTGAGATTGCGGCGCGTAATCACCTCGCAAAACTAGTTCCTCTACTTAAACAAACACTAGAGTCTGTAAATATTGATATGAAAGATATCGCGGCCATTGGTGTGACCACTCAGCCAGGACTTCTAGGTCCTCTACTTACTGGTCTCAATACGGCAAAGACTCTTTCTCTTATTTTTGAAAAACCAATTATTCCAGTGAATCATCTCTTTGCTCACCTTGAAGCAATCCACTTATCACGAACGACAAGATATCCTTATATCGGTCTGCTGGTATCTGGCGGACATTCACTATTTCTCCTTGTGACATCACAGAGAGATTTTGAAATCCTCGGCTCTACTATTGATGATGCCGCGGGGGAAGCTTTTGACAAGGGTGGAAAAATCCTAGGCCTTGGCTATCCTGCAGGAAAATTAATTGATGATCTAGCAAGAGGTGGCGATCCTCTAAAATATAGTTTCCCAATAGGACTCAAGAGTTCTGCTGATTGTAGACTAAGCTATTCAGGAGTGAAAACGGCCCTTAGATTATTTGTCGAAAAGAATCCTCACGTTCTTCATCCAGGTGGAGATAATTACTCGCAAGACCTAAAAGATGTTTGCGCTTCTTACCAACACGCAATTGTTGGCGCCCTTAAGTTAAAACTTAAGTATGCAATGAAGGCCGTTAACGAGCGCTTCCCAAAGAAGCTAGAAGTTGTCGTTGGAGGTGGTGTTGCTTGCAATAGCTATCTTAGAAAAGTTCTCATTGAAACTTATAAAGACGTCTTCTTTGTGCAACCTGCTTTTTGTACAGATAACGGAGCAATGGTTGCAAACTACGCTCACCGAATTGAACAGAGCGCGATCAAGTTTCCAGAGTGTTTAACTCTCGATGCCAAGGGCCGCTATATTTCTAAAAAAGATCTACTGACGAAAGGACACCTCTAG
- a CDS encoding Gldg family protein, translating to MKSVLSTILIITNIILYLTSIVLWLSISDEIYLNIGVSLAAVVVTLVLLIIYRKSFKAYYMSSQFKMLSDAIISCFLISCIVGLVNYLAFKNPIQIDLTEKRLHSLKSQTVNVLKNSKGLVEIDVYARKENFQRVNILLELYRLRKADLKFNFIDAETSPSLVQKNDITQLPTLIVRKGDKVAKSLKTRELELTNAILKVSREKETSVCVDSSHSKFSWYAEGRNQYSALRRLLEIELFKVEDIKLVSGEPILACDVLILWGPEIDLDEKELLTLEKFQESGKALLIGVNPQFNGDSIPNLRKYLSEQGIKVHNILSISPDSTIDGSNGAAPIARTFAKSHPIFKDFNEYVFFPLATAITFNGYLGLKAVELVKSSSESWGESNFLKLEDKRFDKGKDLPGPLNFAVSREFENGGRVVVFSNTSFVSNAYTKFSNNFKVLINTVSWITKNDQLITFDRIALKDEPLFISRPQLGVIFFFSVLIIPVCLIIFSIVLYRRRGKL from the coding sequence GTGAAGAGTGTTTTATCAACCATTTTAATTATTACTAATATTATTCTCTATTTAACGAGTATCGTCCTTTGGCTTTCGATTTCTGATGAAATATATTTAAATATTGGAGTCTCTCTCGCTGCAGTTGTTGTTACGCTAGTTCTTCTCATTATTTATAGAAAGTCTTTTAAAGCTTATTATATGAGCTCTCAATTTAAAATGCTTAGTGACGCCATTATTTCGTGCTTTCTTATTTCTTGTATTGTTGGTCTCGTAAACTATCTTGCTTTTAAAAATCCGATCCAAATTGATCTCACTGAAAAGAGGCTACATTCTTTAAAGTCTCAGACGGTGAATGTTTTAAAGAACTCAAAGGGGTTGGTTGAAATTGATGTCTATGCTAGAAAAGAAAATTTTCAAAGAGTAAATATTCTTCTTGAATTGTACCGCTTAAGAAAAGCAGACTTAAAATTTAATTTCATTGACGCTGAAACTAGTCCGAGTTTAGTTCAAAAAAATGATATTACTCAATTGCCAACTCTCATTGTTAGAAAAGGGGATAAGGTAGCAAAATCTCTCAAAACAAGAGAGTTAGAACTTACAAATGCTATTTTAAAAGTAAGTAGAGAAAAAGAAACTTCAGTTTGCGTAGATAGTTCTCATTCCAAATTTAGCTGGTACGCGGAAGGACGAAATCAATATAGTGCACTTAGAAGACTTCTTGAGATTGAATTATTTAAAGTTGAAGATATAAAACTTGTATCTGGTGAGCCTATTCTAGCATGTGATGTTCTTATTCTATGGGGACCTGAAATAGATCTTGATGAAAAAGAATTGTTAACTTTAGAGAAATTTCAAGAGAGTGGGAAGGCCCTGCTCATTGGTGTGAATCCTCAATTTAATGGAGATTCAATTCCAAACTTAAGAAAGTATCTGTCTGAGCAAGGAATTAAAGTTCATAATATTCTTTCCATCTCCCCAGACTCGACAATTGATGGGTCTAATGGAGCAGCTCCAATTGCTAGAACTTTTGCTAAAAGTCATCCAATATTCAAAGACTTTAATGAATATGTTTTCTTTCCTCTTGCTACAGCAATTACTTTTAATGGTTATCTTGGTCTAAAGGCCGTTGAACTTGTTAAGTCTTCAAGCGAGAGCTGGGGAGAGTCGAACTTCTTAAAGTTAGAGGATAAGAGATTTGATAAAGGAAAAGACCTTCCTGGACCGCTAAATTTTGCTGTGAGCCGCGAATTTGAAAATGGTGGTAGAGTCGTAGTCTTTTCAAATACAAGTTTTGTTTCAAATGCCTATACGAAATTTTCAAATAACTTTAAGGTGCTGATCAATACGGTTTCATGGATCACTAAGAACGATCAGCTCATAACCTTTGATCGTATCGCCCTTAAAGATGAACCTTTATTTATTAGTCGGCCACAGCTAGGAGTTATATTCTTTTTTAGTGTATTGATTATTCCTGTGTGCTTAATTATTTTTTCAATTGTTCTCTATAGAAGAAGAGGGAAGTTGTAA
- a CDS encoding thymidine kinase has protein sequence MSPYLASFMTGSVEVVCGPMFSGKTEELIRRVRRAQIAKQKIQIFKPALDDRYHETKVVSHSSQSVAATPVNSAVDILRRIYDSTRIVAIDEVQFFDENIIKVVNKLSRRGVRVILAGLDQDYKGEPFGPMPHLMAVADDVTKVKAVCTSCGAPASKTHRKSTENADQVLVGEADLYEARCTAHWDYQPDDEDLLAFSANIEASESSASEVQI, from the coding sequence GTGTCCCCTTATCTAGCAAGCTTCATGACAGGAAGTGTTGAAGTCGTTTGTGGACCTATGTTTTCTGGTAAGACTGAAGAGTTAATCAGAAGAGTCAGAAGGGCCCAGATCGCAAAACAGAAAATTCAAATTTTTAAACCAGCTCTCGATGATAGGTATCACGAAACTAAAGTTGTGAGTCATTCATCTCAGTCAGTTGCGGCGACACCTGTGAATTCTGCAGTTGATATTCTTAGAAGAATTTATGACTCAACGAGAATTGTGGCCATTGATGAAGTGCAATTCTTTGATGAGAATATTATTAAAGTTGTAAATAAACTCTCTAGAAGAGGGGTTAGAGTTATCTTGGCCGGTTTGGATCAAGATTATAAGGGCGAACCGTTTGGTCCAATGCCTCACCTTATGGCCGTAGCGGATGACGTGACGAAAGTTAAGGCCGTTTGTACGTCTTGTGGTGCTCCAGCATCAAAGACTCATCGAAAGTCTACAGAGAATGCTGATCAAGTACTTGTGGGAGAGGCTGACCTCTACGAAGCAAGATGCACGGCGCACTGGGATTACCAGCCGGATGATGAAGATCTTCTTGCTTTCTCAGCAAATATTGAAGCGAGTGAGAGTTCAGCTTCAGAAGTTCAGATTTAA
- a CDS encoding multiheme c-type cytochrome, with the protein MKRSYLLTLLMCLMISSCTYFINTIDEGEYNVTGIDKDNFSIIFSHNINGETHPCGCRHHPLGGLPQVAGVFHQIKKNSDILYVDSGDTFFASSSLPATLEKSLTFTGKNLAKGLGMLNLSYMLLGEQDLAMGWDFLKEVQKENNFTYLISNPSASFPLEHKKFAILEKGPHRIFLIALSDPNIFEGNYRNAFLSPFSVIDTIRKELKEAGYKKGSPFHRLIALTNAGIDIDTELAKRFTELDWIIGSHSQSFTKFPVEEGKTKMVQVLSRNHYLGEIKISLKSDKSKDSFEIHETRDETAKFLNPNPFREFLTKHKEQLSKIQVEEQNAMTVSSMGVQKFNTSNSCLECHQAQSDHWQKTPHSIAYLTLIKAQEENNLACIKCHSLGLNSPHGFAKAKDIVHFEETDEAKLKKLKNDYMKELKESFLDFSSVRKLPPNSIENLSKRWQELDKRKGVKHNFANVQCLNCHDKHLEHPFSTNEVELSSKAKYQNMKTKCLNCHDPDQSPEWYQGKEVNETKFIDMMKKVGCPKS; encoded by the coding sequence ATGAAGAGAAGTTACTTGTTGACACTACTTATGTGTTTAATGATTTCATCGTGTACTTACTTTATAAATACAATTGATGAAGGCGAATACAATGTAACAGGAATTGATAAGGATAACTTCTCTATCATTTTTAGCCACAATATAAACGGGGAAACACACCCATGTGGCTGTAGACACCATCCTCTAGGAGGACTTCCGCAAGTTGCTGGAGTCTTTCATCAAATAAAGAAAAATAGCGATATACTTTATGTAGACAGTGGAGATACTTTCTTCGCCTCTTCTTCATTACCAGCAACACTTGAAAAATCACTGACTTTTACTGGAAAGAATTTAGCAAAAGGTCTAGGAATGCTAAATCTCTCCTATATGCTTCTTGGAGAGCAAGATTTAGCAATGGGATGGGATTTTTTAAAAGAAGTTCAAAAAGAAAATAATTTCACTTACCTTATTTCAAACCCTTCAGCGAGCTTCCCTTTAGAGCATAAGAAATTTGCTATCTTAGAAAAGGGACCTCATAGAATTTTTCTCATTGCTCTATCTGATCCAAATATATTTGAAGGAAATTATAGGAATGCTTTCCTCTCCCCTTTCTCTGTTATTGATACAATAAGAAAAGAGCTTAAGGAGGCTGGTTACAAGAAAGGAAGTCCTTTTCATAGACTGATTGCACTCACAAATGCTGGTATTGATATAGATACAGAACTTGCCAAGAGATTTACTGAACTAGATTGGATTATTGGATCTCACTCTCAGAGCTTCACTAAGTTCCCAGTAGAAGAAGGGAAAACCAAAATGGTGCAAGTTCTCTCAAGGAATCACTACCTCGGGGAAATAAAAATTTCTTTAAAGTCTGATAAGTCAAAGGACAGTTTTGAAATCCATGAAACGAGAGATGAGACAGCGAAATTCCTAAACCCTAACCCATTTAGAGAATTTCTAACAAAGCACAAAGAGCAGCTTTCAAAAATCCAAGTTGAAGAGCAAAATGCCATGACTGTTTCATCAATGGGTGTACAAAAGTTTAATACTTCTAATTCCTGCCTAGAGTGCCATCAGGCCCAATCGGACCACTGGCAGAAAACGCCCCACTCCATTGCCTACTTAACATTAATAAAAGCACAGGAAGAAAATAATTTAGCCTGTATTAAGTGTCATAGTCTCGGTCTCAACTCTCCTCACGGTTTTGCCAAGGCAAAAGATATCGTTCACTTTGAAGAAACTGATGAGGCAAAGCTAAAGAAATTAAAGAATGATTATATGAAAGAGCTCAAAGAGAGTTTCTTAGACTTCTCTTCTGTTAGAAAGCTTCCTCCAAATAGTATTGAGAATCTTTCAAAGAGATGGCAAGAGCTTGATAAGAGAAAGGGTGTTAAACATAACTTTGCCAATGTTCAGTGTTTAAATTGTCACGATAAGCATCTAGAACATCCCTTCTCTACAAACGAAGTAGAACTCTCTTCTAAAGCAAAGTATCAGAATATGAAAACGAAGTGTCTCAATTGCCACGATCCAGATCAAAGTCCAGAGTGGTACCAAGGCAAAGAGGTCAACGAAACGAAGTTCATTGATATGATGAAGAAAGTTGGTTGTCCTAAGAGTTAA
- the smpB gene encoding SsrA-binding protein SmpB, translating to MGIKIIAKNKRAHFDYSLEDKMEVGMVLVGTEVKSLRAGKVSIAESHITIDSNGEVWAFNIKIPQYEFGNINNHVEDRKRKLLLHEKEIVKLFHKMKAQNLTLIPTMIYFKGSIVKLEIALGRGKKLHDKRADEQEKTVQRKLQKGIYE from the coding sequence ATGGGCATTAAAATAATTGCAAAAAATAAGAGAGCACATTTTGACTACAGCTTAGAAGATAAGATGGAAGTTGGAATGGTTCTTGTTGGAACAGAAGTTAAGAGCTTGAGAGCTGGAAAAGTTTCTATTGCTGAGTCACATATTACGATTGATAGTAACGGTGAAGTGTGGGCATTTAATATAAAAATTCCACAATATGAATTTGGAAATATCAATAACCATGTCGAAGATAGAAAGAGAAAACTTCTCCTACATGAAAAAGAAATTGTAAAACTCTTTCATAAAATGAAAGCACAGAATTTAACATTGATTCCAACAATGATTTACTTCAAGGGCTCAATCGTTAAGCTAGAAATTGCACTGGGGCGTGGTAAGAAGCTTCATGACAAGAGAGCTGATGAGCAAGAAAAAACAGTTCAAAGAAAATTACAAAAAGGTATCTACGAATAA
- a CDS encoding calcium/sodium antiporter, whose amino-acid sequence MTLQVILLIFSIVMLYYGAEFALESAEKIGLYLGMSPLVIGLLIVGFGTSLPEFFVSQLACYRGESPIALGNIIGSNIANLFLIMGAAGIFVPLHLARTEIKVQLYFHIGITAILAIILFQSNLYWWGTGLLLSFFGVYLWNTFREMRKQRHLRTVSKEDLEHEMGPMLYIKLIVGFVLLYFGGDLLVSSGSKVGVMMGISTYVISAVFVAFGTSFPELVTAILACVKKKDTDLITGNIIGSNIFNVAFVLGSLGLYDVPIEQNYTLELSVLGFASVFLIGIALAKKNFYKLSGVIFLSTYGAVVYQWVTA is encoded by the coding sequence ATGACACTACAAGTGATTTTATTAATATTCTCTATTGTAATGCTATATTATGGAGCAGAATTCGCTCTTGAGTCTGCAGAAAAGATTGGTCTCTATCTGGGAATGTCTCCGTTAGTTATTGGATTATTAATTGTAGGCTTTGGAACTTCTCTACCAGAGTTCTTTGTTTCTCAATTGGCATGCTATAGAGGGGAGAGTCCTATTGCTCTGGGGAATATCATTGGCTCCAATATTGCCAACCTCTTCTTAATTATGGGAGCAGCTGGAATTTTTGTGCCACTTCACTTAGCGCGTACAGAGATTAAAGTTCAACTCTACTTTCATATTGGAATTACTGCTATTCTTGCAATTATACTTTTCCAATCGAATCTCTATTGGTGGGGAACAGGTCTTCTTCTGTCTTTTTTTGGTGTTTATCTTTGGAATACATTTAGAGAAATGAGAAAACAGAGACACTTGAGAACTGTGAGTAAAGAAGACCTTGAACATGAAATGGGTCCGATGCTTTATATTAAACTTATCGTAGGATTTGTTCTTCTCTACTTTGGAGGAGATCTCTTAGTTAGTTCTGGTTCAAAAGTTGGAGTGATGATGGGAATATCAACCTACGTTATTTCTGCTGTTTTTGTGGCCTTTGGAACATCATTTCCAGAGCTTGTTACTGCAATTTTAGCCTGTGTAAAAAAGAAGGATACTGATCTCATTACTGGTAATATCATCGGCTCTAATATTTTCAATGTGGCCTTTGTTCTTGGATCTCTAGGTCTTTACGATGTCCCTATTGAACAGAATTATACACTTGAGTTATCTGTACTAGGTTTTGCATCAGTTTTCTTAATTGGAATTGCGCTTGCGAAGAAAAACTTTTATAAACTATCGGGAGTTATCTTTCTCTCAACCTACGGCGCTGTTGTTTACCAATGGGTGACAGCTTAG
- the rsmA gene encoding 16S rRNA (adenine(1518)-N(6)/adenine(1519)-N(6))-dimethyltransferase RsmA, whose protein sequence is MTKSLPWADKNLGQHFLRDQKVIDDITDDFKDEAGAIIEVGPGPGILTEFLAKHDLPFYVIEKDKRFPEYLEKFIPSEAITLCDALEVNLSEFFEEKKISDLDIWLVSNLPYNVSVPLLVNFIKASQIKYMTLMFQKEVADKVITFISKKKNKAMGSLLALSQTYFEVEVLCQAPPVAFQPPPKVDSTVVSFKRIATPVIPLSEFHEFEKFLRKVFQFKRKQLGGVLKNFYEPEILEKAFLDCEIQRTDRAESFSLETIQKLYKELK, encoded by the coding sequence GTGACAAAGTCTCTCCCATGGGCTGATAAGAATTTAGGCCAACACTTTCTAAGAGATCAGAAAGTAATTGATGATATAACAGATGATTTTAAAGATGAAGCGGGGGCCATCATTGAAGTTGGTCCGGGACCAGGAATACTTACTGAGTTCTTGGCCAAGCACGATCTTCCTTTCTACGTCATTGAAAAAGATAAACGCTTTCCTGAATATTTAGAGAAGTTTATCCCAAGTGAAGCAATCACTCTTTGTGACGCTCTAGAAGTTAATTTAAGCGAGTTCTTTGAAGAGAAGAAGATAAGTGATTTGGATATTTGGTTAGTTTCAAATCTTCCTTATAACGTCAGCGTCCCTTTGCTTGTGAACTTTATAAAAGCTTCACAGATCAAGTATATGACTCTAATGTTTCAAAAAGAAGTTGCAGATAAAGTTATTACTTTTATTTCAAAGAAGAAGAATAAAGCAATGGGCTCTCTTCTCGCTCTCTCTCAGACTTACTTTGAAGTTGAAGTTCTCTGCCAAGCACCTCCCGTTGCTTTTCAACCACCACCAAAAGTTGATTCAACAGTAGTAAGTTTCAAGAGAATCGCTACTCCAGTTATACCTCTTTCAGAATTTCATGAGTTTGAAAAATTCCTAAGAAAAGTTTTTCAATTTAAGAGAAAGCAACTTGGTGGAGTGTTAAAAAACTTCTACGAACCAGAAATTCTAGAAAAAGCATTCCTAGACTGTGAAATACAAAGAACTGATAGAGCAGAATCATTTTCACTAGAGACGATTCAAAAACTATACAAAGAATTAAAGTAA
- a CDS encoding ABC transporter permease gives MFSIYKRELKESLSSPLFYILCAIFSAITGWIFYYSVLASKEVVGSSLTTNVLIPLFGTISSLFMFLTPLLTMNSFVEEKRTGTLELLMRSKVGLWNIIIGKFLSHITQISFMLILSLMFPMILMFSGYSDWGIVLSGYLGLVLNISTYVLIGMFASSISGNQIISGFISFSMIFGVLLLNLTANSTNNFIVGQLLSYLNNTSHFSHFAQGDIRSFSFIYFASFIGLFMFFINKSLSSRRW, from the coding sequence ATGTTTAGTATCTATAAAAGAGAACTCAAGGAGTCTCTCTCATCACCACTGTTTTATATCTTATGCGCTATTTTTAGTGCAATCACTGGCTGGATTTTCTACTACAGCGTGCTAGCTTCAAAAGAAGTTGTAGGATCTAGTCTAACCACTAATGTTCTAATTCCTTTATTTGGAACAATTAGCTCTCTCTTTATGTTCTTAACTCCACTATTAACAATGAACTCTTTTGTTGAAGAGAAGAGAACAGGAACCTTAGAACTTCTAATGAGATCTAAAGTTGGACTTTGGAATATTATCATTGGTAAATTTCTCTCTCACATAACTCAAATTAGCTTTATGCTCATACTCTCTTTAATGTTTCCTATGATTCTTATGTTTTCAGGCTACAGTGACTGGGGGATTGTTTTAAGCGGGTATTTGGGACTTGTTCTAAATATTAGTACCTATGTTTTAATTGGTATGTTTGCCTCTTCGATTTCGGGCAATCAAATTATCTCAGGTTTTATTTCGTTCTCAATGATTTTTGGAGTTCTACTCTTAAACTTAACAGCGAACTCAACTAATAATTTCATTGTTGGTCAATTGCTAAGCTATTTAAATAATACTTCTCATTTTAGTCACTTTGCTCAAGGCGATATTAGAAGTTTTAGTTTTATCTACTTCGCTTCTTTTATTGGTTTATTTATGTTCTTTATAAATAAGTCTCTTAGTTCGAGGAGATGGTAG
- a CDS encoding alpha/beta hydrolase, giving the protein MKKLLPLILLTFLYGCSSFFYFPTKYFYADPKQHNVAYDDIDFKSTDGTDLHGWFMYDKSYEKDKKKKKKGLILFFHGNAQNITSHWLNLGWMVKDGYDIFIFDYRGYGLSKGQANQQGLNKDSIAALNWAHAKSKEYPKFIVYAQSLGGTVSMRAMKDIDFKSDIDLYVLDSTFSSYQDIAFDKLKNAGVFVALSPLAYILVSDEYGPYKNLDQFKMPILMIHGNKDVVVPYKFGEEIYKKLKTEKKWWWTVEDGSHTDVFHPKHLQYRAKFLDFLEKI; this is encoded by the coding sequence ATGAAAAAGCTCCTACCGCTAATATTGTTAACCTTTTTATATGGGTGCTCTTCTTTCTTCTACTTTCCGACGAAGTACTTCTACGCGGACCCGAAACAACATAATGTGGCCTACGATGATATTGACTTCAAATCAACCGATGGAACGGATCTTCACGGTTGGTTCATGTATGACAAGTCTTACGAAAAAGATAAGAAGAAAAAGAAGAAGGGGCTCATTCTCTTCTTTCACGGAAACGCACAAAATATCACTTCCCATTGGCTAAATCTTGGTTGGATGGTGAAAGATGGTTATGATATCTTCATTTTTGATTATAGAGGTTATGGACTCTCAAAAGGGCAGGCCAATCAGCAGGGACTTAATAAGGACTCTATAGCAGCTCTTAATTGGGCCCACGCTAAGTCGAAAGAATATCCTAAGTTCATTGTCTACGCTCAGTCTCTGGGTGGGACGGTGAGTATGCGTGCCATGAAAGATATTGATTTTAAATCTGATATTGATCTCTATGTTCTAGATTCAACTTTTAGCTCTTACCAAGATATTGCCTTTGATAAATTAAAGAACGCTGGAGTCTTTGTGGCACTAAGTCCTCTTGCTTATATTCTTGTGTCAGACGAATACGGACCATATAAGAATTTAGATCAATTCAAGATGCCCATACTTATGATTCATGGAAATAAAGATGTGGTTGTTCCCTATAAATTTGGTGAGGAAATTTATAAGAAGCTTAAGACAGAGAAGAAGTGGTGGTGGACCGTTGAAGACGGCTCACACACCGATGTTTTTCATCCTAAGCACTTGCAGTATAGAGCGAAGTTCTTAGATTTCTTAGAGAAAATTTAA
- the hpt gene encoding hypoxanthine phosphoribosyltransferase yields MSFPELISKQSIQVRVKELAEKITNDFSGEEVVVVGVLKGSFIFCADLIREMNLPVILDFISVSSYEGTESTGELKINLDIKTNIEGKNVILVEDIIDTGLTISSLIERFEGLNPKSLKVATLLYKPARIKHKVDIDYLAFEIEDHFVIGYGLDFNGLYREIPYVGIYNGEV; encoded by the coding sequence ATGTCATTTCCAGAGTTAATATCAAAACAATCAATTCAAGTTCGGGTTAAAGAGTTGGCCGAGAAAATCACAAATGATTTTTCCGGTGAAGAAGTCGTTGTTGTTGGAGTTCTTAAAGGCTCATTTATTTTCTGCGCTGATTTGATTCGAGAAATGAATCTGCCAGTTATTTTAGACTTTATTTCTGTTTCATCTTACGAGGGAACTGAGTCTACTGGTGAATTAAAAATCAATCTGGACATCAAAACTAATATTGAAGGAAAGAATGTTATTCTTGTTGAAGATATTATTGATACAGGCTTAACGATTTCATCACTCATTGAAAGGTTTGAAGGCCTTAATCCAAAATCCCTCAAGGTTGCTACTCTTCTTTATAAACCAGCTAGGATTAAGCATAAGGTTGATATAGATTACCTTGCTTTTGAAATTGAAGATCACTTTGTGATTGGTTATGGGCTAGACTTCAATGGTCTTTATAGAGAGATACCTTACGTAGGAATTTATAATGGCGAAGTATAG